In Burkholderia pseudomultivorans, the DNA window AGCAGCGGATGCGCGCCGTTCACGCCCGGCTGGTCGATATGGCACGACGCGCAATTGCCGCGCGCGGGATCGTCGAACAGCCGCTTGCCGCGCAACTCCTGCGCGCTCAGCTCGACCTTGCCGTCGAGGTAGTAGTCGAACTTGCTCGTGTACGGATGAAGGTCGGGATCCTCGAGTTCGAAACGCTCGATCGCGAGCGCCGCGTTCGCAAACGCCTGCTTCGGATCGTCGAGCGCATGCGCACCGAACACCGCGCGAAAACGTGCCGCATACGGCGCGGCCCGCAGCTTCGCGACGACGGCCTCCGGGTTCGGGTTAGCCATCTCGTCCGGATTCAGCAGCGGAAAGGCCGCCTGGTCGCGCAGCCGGTTGAAGCGGCCGTCCCAGCCGAACCCGCCGACCGGCGCGTTGTCGGTTTCCGTCAGCCGCTCGGCCGCACTGGCGGCCTGCGCATGCGACCAGATCGGCGTGCGGTTCAGCACGTAGCGCAGGCTCGGCACCGCGCGGGCGCCCTGCCGCTTCAGATCGGCGCCGCCGAGCTGCGCGGCGAGGCCGTTCGGCGGGCCGTAGGCGTGCGCGGGGCTGTGGCAGGTCGCGCACGACATCCGGCCCGACGCGGACAGCGACGGATCGAAGAACATCAGCTTGCCGAGCGCAGCCGCCTCGCCCGGCCCGGCCGGCGCCGCGCCGGCATGTGACGCGCAGAACCCGAGCGCCAGCGCGACGCCCAGCGCGCGCCAGCCGCCGCGCCGTTGCGCGCCGCCGACCGTCCGCAGCGCCTTCACAGGTTCGTGAAGATGTCGTTGCCGAAGCCCTGCAGCCCGGCCTGCGCCGCGTAGCCGAGGTGATCGAGGCCGAAGATGTCCTCGATGCTGCGGAGCATCGAATAGTGGTTGTACTGCACCGTCGACACCGTGCCCGGCTTGATGAACTTCGAGATCATCACGGCGCCCGTCTGGTCGCCGCCGAAGCTCTGCTTCGTCAGCTCGATCGTCGCGCCCTTGTAGTTGAGCGACGAGGTCTGCGGGAACGGCGCCAGGTTCGGGCCGGGCTGCTCGCTGCAGCACGTGGCGCCCGCGAACGTGAACGCGGTCACGCCCGGCGACGGCTGCGTGATGCTCGCATAGCTGCTTTCGTCGAAGTTGACGATCAGCAGCCCGTCTTTCTGGAACGCCGGCGACGCGGTGATCAGCGGCACCCACTTCTTCAGGAACGCATCGGCGCTCGTCAGGCCGCCCGGCTCGCCGTTCACGCACGGCGCGTCGTGGCCGTCGTGACACAGGTTCGGCGTGATCAGGTTGAAGTTCGCGGTGGTGTCGACCGATTTCAGGTCGTTCTCGAGCGTGGAGAGCGCGACGACGTTCTTCGCGCAGTCCGGCGAATCGATGATCGAATGGAAGTACACGAACGGGTTGTGGCGCGTCGCGTACTGGTCGCCGGCCGGCACCGCCGCGCTCGGCGCCTGCGCCGCCTGCGTGAGGTCGGTCGTGTTCAGCGTCGGATGGCCGCAGGTCGCCGCCTCGCGCGACGGATCGTTGCCCATGTCCTCCTCGTAGCCCTTCCACGTGTAGCCGGCCGCCTTCAGCTGGTCGGGCAGCGTCTTCACGCTTGCCGGATACACGCAGCCGGAGCCGATCGCCTGCCCGTCCGGCGTCATCCCGGTCAGCTTGAAGTCCTCGAACACCATGCAGTCGTTGTCGGTTTCATTGGTCGGCGACTGGCCGCTGAGCATCGCGATGTAGTTGTCGAGGCTCACGTGCCCCGTGCCGTAGTACTGCTGCACCAGCGCGCCCTGCGCGGACAGCGTCGTGGCGAGATACGGCGCCTTCGTGTTCGCGCCGAAGGTGGTCGCGTAGTTCTCGTTTTCGAGCGTGATCACGAACACGTGACGAATCTGCTGCTGGCCGCTGGCCTGCATCGACGAAGAGGATCCGCACGCCGCGACGATCAGCGCGACGAGCGATCCGAGCGCGACCACCAGCGTGGCGCGCATCAGCAAGCGAAAGGACATGACGACTCCGGAATTGACGTGAATGGATACGGGAAACGGGCAGGCCTTCGTCCGGCCTAGCCGTTCGGATATTCCTGGCCGATCAGCGCGAGCCTTAGCATGCCGAGCTGCGCGCCCAGATTGCCGAGCAGGTAGAGATCGCGACGCCGCAGCGCCGCCTGCTGCGCGGACGCGTCGTAGGCGGACGGCAGCGCCAGGCCGGCCGGCACCGCGGCCTGCATGCCGAGCGCATTCGACGCCTGCACCGCGAGCGCGGCCTGATCGCGATGCGTGACGACGCCGACCTGCCCGAGCGCCGCGGCCGGGCCGGCCTGCCTGACGATCGCGGCGGCCAGGCCGTCCGGCGTCGGCACCGTGCTGAGCGCCGCGGCGGCCGACACGGCTGGCGGCGCGATCGACGTGACGCCGGCCGTCAGCGCGTACTTCGACGCGAGCACGCTCGCCACTTCCTGCTGCGCGACGATCGGCGCCGCGACTTGCTGGCGGAGCTGGAACACGGCGTCGGCAATCGCTTCGTTTACGGGGCCCGGCAGCGGCGTCGTCGAACCGGTCGCCGGCGCGCGGCTGCCGAAGCCGAACGCGACGATGGTGCGGATCGCGCTCGCGGCGACGGTCGGCGGCGTCCACGAAAAAAATGCCTCGAACAGGTAGCCGCTATCGGCGGCGGCCACCGTGCGGTCGTCGAGTTCGTTCGTCAGCTTGCCGAGCATCTGGCGCTGCAGTTCGGCATCGGAATACGGGACGTCGCTGGCGAAACCGGGCGTGCTGGCCGCACACGATGCGGCGAACAGCGACGTGGCGGCGAGGAAATGGCGGCGGGTCTGCATGGTCATGGAAATCGGAGGAATGCGGGAATACATCAGCCTTTCGGGAACGCCTGCATCGTGGCGACCGTGGCGCTCGTCAGCATCTGCGCGTACATGTCGTGCACGAGATAGAGATTGCGGTTGCGCGTCCACGGCTGCCCCGATTGCGGGTCGTACAGCGTCGGCAGCGGCACCTCGGCCGCCGCGGCCGCCTGCATGCCGGCCTGCCGCGAAGTCTGGATGCAGCGTTTCGCGTGGTCGCGATGCCCGACGACCGCGACCTTGCCCATCGCGGCCGCCCCGCCCGCGCGCGACACGGCCGCGGCCGCGACGCCGGCCGTGCTCAGGTAGACGATCGTGCCGTCGCTGGCGATCTGCGGTTCGATCGACGTCAGCACGTCGGTGCCCATCCCGTATTTCGATACGAGAAAGCGCGCGATCTCCCACTGCGCGTAGACCTTCACCGGCTTGAGCCGATAGATCGCGTGCACGGCGTCCGCGAGCGCTTCGTTGACGGGCCCCGGATCGGGCAGCGCGGCCTGGTTGCCGCCCGTGCTCGACGTATTGCCGCTCGCCGCGTTCGGGCGATTGCCGAAGCTGTACGCGACGATCGCGCCGGCCTGGGCGGCCGCGATCGTCGGCAGGTCCCAGCTGAAGCCGACGTCGATCATCGCCGGCATCACGGCGTCGACGGTCGCGGCATCGCCGAGCTGCGCGTTCAGCTTCGCCGACATCTGCGCGCTGAGTGCGGCGTCGCTGACCGGCGTCGACGTGACATCGTCGCCGCCGCATGCAGCCAGCAGCGAGGTCGCGGCGACGGCCGGCGCGGCGGCAAGGAATTTTCTGCGGGGCGAGACGGGCTGATCGAGTTGATCGGGCTGATTCAAATTCATGAGAAATACGAAACGATGCGTATCGCGCCGGTGTCGGAGAGCGGACATCGGCGTTTCGAGTCGCGGGTTCACGGGAAGGGCCATCCGGCGAGTCATGCACCGGATGCGACGGACGTCGGAATGCGGAGACAGCACCATGCATCGAGCGAATGACGATGCGCGATCGTATTGGCTGTTTATTAAGTTCCAGTGAAATTCTCGATCTAATCGCGTCGATCGTTTCGGTGTTTCGCCTATGAACCGGTTTGTTCCGGATCTGGTGAATCAGCCGGTAAATTTCACCCGCGGCCGACGCGCGGCAATTTCCGCGCGATCTCCTAGACTGTCTATTTGCCACGGGCGACGCGTCGGCGCGCCCCCTCGCGATTCCACTACGCCCGCCTCGTCGGGCAGGAGAACGGCATGCGTTATGAACTCTATTACTGGCCCGAGATCCAGGGCCGTGGCGAATACGTGCGGCTCGCGCTCGAAGCCGCCGAAGCGGACTACGTCGACGTCGCGCGCGAGTCGGGCCGCGGCATGGGCGTATCGGCGATGATGCGCCTGATGGACGGCGCGAAAACCGAATGCGTGCCGTTCGCGCCGCCGTTCCTGAAGGCCGGCGACGTGCTGGTCGGACAGACCGCGAACATCCTGCTGTTTCTCGGCACGCGGCTCGGGCTCGCGCCCGAGGACGAGGCCGGCCGGCTATGGGTGCATCAGCTCCAGCTGACGGTCGCCGATTTCGTCACCGAGATCCACGACACGCATCACCCGATCGCGAGCGGCCTGTATTACGAGGACCAGAAGGCCGAGGCCGCCGAGCGCGCGAGCGACTTCCTCCAGCATCGCCTGCCGAAATTCCTCGGCTACTTCGCGCGCGTGCTCGAACGGAATCCGCACGCGAGCGGCTATCTCGCCGGCCGCGCGCTGAGCTATGCGGACCTGTCGATGTTCCAGCTGATCGAGGGATTGCGCTACGCGTTCCCGAACGCGATGAAGCACGCGGAGCGGGACGTCGCGGCGCTGGTCGCGCTGCACGACCGTGTCGCGCAGTTGCCGGCCATCGCGCGCTACCTCGCGTCCGAGCGCCGCATTCCGTTCAACGAGATGGGCATCTTCCGGCACTACCCGGAACTGGATTCCTGAGGCCGGCGGCCCGCGGCTCAGGCCGTCACCGGCGTCTCGTGCAGGTGCTGCCAGACGATGCGACCGTCCGCATCGCGCCGCAGCACGGCGGTCGAACGCCGGACCGTGCGCCGCCCCGCCGCGTCGGTCTGCGTCTCGCGATAGCCGATCACTGCGCCGTCGGCGCAGTCGGCGATTTCGCGCAGTTCGTCGATCGCGATCTGCAGCCCCCGACGCGCGCCGTGCCCGCGGGTGAACAGCGCATCGACGCCCGCGCAATCGAGCACCGCGCCCGAGGTCGTAATCATCGAGAATTCCGGCGAGAAGCGCGCGAGCAGCATCGCGAGCCGCTCGGGGCCCGCGCGGCCGGACAGCCAGTCCTCGATGTCGACGTGGGCATCGACGATTTCGTTGCAAAACGGATTCGGCAGATTCATCGGTCTCTCAGGTTCTCATGGTCGGGATGAAACGGCTTGCACGGCCGGCGCGCGATGCGCAGGCAGCCGCGCGATCACGCCGAGCGGCAGCAGGCTCAGCAGTACCGCGAGGCCGAAGCACCAGCGGTACGGCGCCGGGCCGCTCGCGTCGAGC includes these proteins:
- a CDS encoding cytochrome-c peroxidase, whose product is MKALRTVGGAQRRGGWRALGVALALGFCASHAGAAPAGPGEAAALGKLMFFDPSLSASGRMSCATCHSPAHAYGPPNGLAAQLGGADLKRQGARAVPSLRYVLNRTPIWSHAQAASAAERLTETDNAPVGGFGWDGRFNRLRDQAAFPLLNPDEMANPNPEAVVAKLRAAPYAARFRAVFGAHALDDPKQAFANAALAIERFELEDPDLHPYTSKFDYYLDGKVELSAQELRGKRLFDDPARGNCASCHIDQPGVNGAHPLLTDFTFEALGVPRNRELRANANPAYYDLGLCGPVRTDQSADRANCGLFKTPSLRNTATRRVFFHNGRFHALKDVLRFYVQRDTDPAKWYAKDRHGHVVPYDDLPANLRANVDTTDAPLTRRRGERPVWSERDIDDVAAFLATLDDGYVLPAAAPRGTRKPE
- a CDS encoding alkaline phosphatase family protein; the protein is MSFRLLMRATLVVALGSLVALIVAACGSSSSMQASGQQQIRHVFVITLENENYATTFGANTKAPYLATTLSAQGALVQQYYGTGHVSLDNYIAMLSGQSPTNETDNDCMVFEDFKLTGMTPDGQAIGSGCVYPASVKTLPDQLKAAGYTWKGYEEDMGNDPSREAATCGHPTLNTTDLTQAAQAPSAAVPAGDQYATRHNPFVYFHSIIDSPDCAKNVVALSTLENDLKSVDTTANFNLITPNLCHDGHDAPCVNGEPGGLTSADAFLKKWVPLITASPAFQKDGLLIVNFDESSYASITQPSPGVTAFTFAGATCCSEQPGPNLAPFPQTSSLNYKGATIELTKQSFGGDQTGAVMISKFIKPGTVSTVQYNHYSMLRSIEDIFGLDHLGYAAQAGLQGFGNDIFTNL
- a CDS encoding glutathione S-transferase, producing the protein MRYELYYWPEIQGRGEYVRLALEAAEADYVDVARESGRGMGVSAMMRLMDGAKTECVPFAPPFLKAGDVLVGQTANILLFLGTRLGLAPEDEAGRLWVHQLQLTVADFVTEIHDTHHPIASGLYYEDQKAEAAERASDFLQHRLPKFLGYFARVLERNPHASGYLAGRALSYADLSMFQLIEGLRYAFPNAMKHAERDVAALVALHDRVAQLPAIARYLASERRIPFNEMGIFRHYPELDS